A genomic region of Acipenser ruthenus chromosome 9, fAciRut3.2 maternal haplotype, whole genome shotgun sequence contains the following coding sequences:
- the LOC117972839 gene encoding helix-loop-helix protein 2-like: MMLSPDQTDSDHPWAQSDAESVLNDMKVGCISDDPGDGEGRIRTIATQNLTREEKRRRRRATAKYRSAHATRERIRVEAFNVAFAELRKLLPTLPPDKKLSKIEILRLAICYISYLNHVLDV; this comes from the coding sequence ATGATGCTAAGCCCTGACCAGACGGACTCTGACCACCCGTGGGCTCAGTCTGACGCTGAATCTGTGCTAAATGATATGAAAGTAGGCTGCATTTCAGACGACCCGGGAGATGGAGAGGGAAGGATCAGAACGATTGCTACACAGAACCTTACCCGGGAAGAGAAGCGCAGGAGACGAAGAGCCACAGCCAAATACCGTTCGGCACACGCTACGCGGGAGAGGATCCGCGTGGAGGCTTTCAACGTGGCATTTGCAGAATTGAGAAAATTACTGCCGACCCTTCCCCCTGACAAGAAGCTGTCAAAAATTGAAATCCTCAGGCTGGCAATCTGCTACATCTCTTATCTCAACCATGTTCTGGACGTGTAG